A window of the Bdellovibrio svalbardensis genome harbors these coding sequences:
- the flgM gene encoding flagellar biosynthesis anti-sigma factor FlgM: protein MKITHNKIGQNLNLTDSGKADKASGIASKATEGAATSKLDALKSAGLGESTKVELSPKAQDAKRIKELAMSAPDVDEAKVAKFRDLIDKGEYKTDAKAIADRMVDEHLEF from the coding sequence ATGAAAATCACGCATAATAAAATTGGTCAAAATCTGAATCTTACAGATTCTGGTAAAGCCGACAAAGCCTCTGGCATTGCTAGCAAAGCGACTGAAGGTGCAGCAACATCGAAACTTGATGCTCTCAAATCAGCGGGCTTGGGTGAATCTACGAAAGTGGAATTATCTCCAAAAGCTCAAGATGCAAAACGCATTAAAGAGTTGGCAATGTCAGCTCCAGATGTTGATGAAGCTAAAGTTGCGAAGTTCCGCGACCTGATCGATAAAGGCGAATACAAAACTGATGCGAAAGCAATCGCCGACAGAATGGTTGATGAACATTTAGAATTTTAA
- a CDS encoding flagellar basal body L-ring protein FlgH codes for MIKKYFSVFSVLTGMVVSTGCATVNDYLASMNKKENPPLEKIATSPRYSDSQNMGVPTDRQYKRMTKNRMEEESDLGSNAGSTWVMEGQGAYLFAQNKMRREGDLLNVKLDAPAMKQVETKVSVIKKLLKQLEEQNNPQPALGNSLAANGEAGRAPASAEAPAPAAKEEPKKEDDKEGLADIQAIPSRIVEKMPDGNYRLKGQQPFMIGKREYKVILTGMIRPEDFNDEGITTQKLLDPQYDVVSIRRNKSNE; via the coding sequence ATGATTAAAAAGTATTTTTCAGTATTTTCAGTTCTAACAGGCATGGTGGTTTCGACAGGCTGTGCGACTGTGAACGACTATTTGGCGTCCATGAATAAAAAAGAAAACCCTCCGCTTGAGAAGATTGCGACATCGCCGCGGTATTCTGATTCGCAAAATATGGGTGTTCCGACAGATCGTCAGTATAAGCGTATGACTAAAAATCGCATGGAAGAAGAGTCAGACCTGGGGAGTAACGCGGGATCGACTTGGGTGATGGAAGGCCAAGGAGCCTACTTGTTTGCGCAAAATAAAATGCGCAGAGAAGGTGATTTGTTGAATGTGAAACTGGATGCTCCAGCGATGAAGCAAGTGGAGACAAAAGTTTCCGTGATCAAAAAACTTTTAAAGCAGCTTGAGGAACAGAACAATCCTCAACCGGCTTTAGGAAATTCTTTGGCAGCAAACGGCGAAGCCGGTCGTGCGCCAGCTTCGGCAGAGGCTCCGGCGCCCGCTGCGAAAGAAGAGCCTAAGAAGGAAGATGACAAGGAAGGACTTGCGGATATTCAAGCCATTCCTTCACGAATTGTTGAAAAAATGCCGGATGGAAACTACCGCTTGAAAGGTCAACAGCCTTTTATGATTGGAAAACGTGAATACAAAGTTATCTTGACGGGGATGATTCGCCCTGAAGATTTCAATGATGAAGGTATCACAACTCAAAAACTTTTAGACCCGCAGTACGATGTTGTCAGCATTAGAAGGAACAAGAGCAATGAATAA
- the flgK gene encoding flagellar hook-associated protein FlgK encodes MSKISAMMDTGKRSLMNSQTSLQTVGHNIANKSTEGYSRQRVELLSNTPIGEGGLQIGMGARAGVVTRVNNPWLEKQIQKEGMSMGFEDSRADAMGRVEQIYNEQNNKGLNQYVTDFFNGFRELSNNPESLASRTMVRESATGMVKDFARVTSQLRGVQEDLDGQIKTTVGEINQITKEIASLNEKIQMVEVQKTPANDERDRRDLLLKKLGEKIDITWAEGKDGLVSVTAGRTAVLVSGTGSSELKAQQTDTTDRMEVFFVGTGTPSNITSQITGGRIGGALDVRDHVIEDLLGHVDKLAYTLATEVNKAHIEGYDKTGKPGVLFFEQPDSEKGAAAAIGLNKTIFNDVSRIAAAAQPDAPGDNTVANVISALQYRQVMDGGTSTMDDYYNTQVGQVGAMAQRAVKAQESQKNVINQLSNIRESVSGVSLDEETTKMIEFQKTYDASARLIKTADEMFDTVLNLKRM; translated from the coding sequence ATGTCGAAGATTTCGGCAATGATGGACACAGGAAAAAGATCTCTGATGAATTCTCAGACGTCTTTGCAAACTGTTGGACACAACATCGCCAATAAATCCACAGAAGGGTACTCTCGTCAAAGAGTAGAACTTCTTTCGAACACTCCTATTGGTGAGGGTGGCTTGCAAATCGGTATGGGTGCCCGTGCCGGTGTCGTGACTCGCGTTAATAATCCATGGCTTGAAAAACAGATCCAAAAAGAAGGCATGAGCATGGGGTTTGAGGACTCTCGTGCCGATGCTATGGGTCGCGTTGAACAAATTTATAATGAACAAAACAATAAAGGTCTGAATCAATACGTAACGGATTTCTTCAATGGCTTCCGTGAGCTTTCCAATAATCCAGAAAGCTTGGCTTCACGTACGATGGTGCGTGAATCTGCAACAGGTATGGTGAAAGACTTCGCACGCGTTACCAGCCAACTGCGTGGTGTTCAAGAAGACTTGGACGGCCAAATCAAGACGACTGTGGGTGAGATCAATCAGATCACTAAAGAAATTGCCTCTTTGAATGAAAAAATTCAAATGGTTGAAGTTCAGAAAACTCCGGCCAATGACGAGCGAGATCGTCGCGATCTTTTGCTTAAAAAGCTCGGCGAAAAGATTGATATCACTTGGGCTGAAGGAAAAGACGGCCTGGTTAGCGTAACTGCGGGTAGAACTGCGGTTCTGGTTTCTGGAACGGGCTCTTCAGAGTTGAAGGCTCAACAGACTGATACTACGGATCGTATGGAAGTCTTCTTTGTAGGAACGGGAACTCCTTCTAATATTACCAGCCAAATCACGGGTGGACGTATTGGTGGTGCCCTGGATGTTCGTGACCATGTCATCGAAGATCTTTTAGGCCACGTGGATAAGCTTGCTTACACCTTGGCGACAGAGGTTAATAAAGCCCATATCGAAGGTTACGATAAAACGGGTAAGCCAGGTGTTTTGTTCTTTGAACAGCCGGATTCTGAAAAAGGTGCCGCAGCGGCAATTGGCTTGAACAAAACGATCTTCAACGACGTTTCTAGAATTGCGGCGGCAGCGCAGCCGGATGCTCCGGGTGACAATACGGTCGCCAACGTCATCTCAGCCCTTCAATACCGTCAGGTAATGGATGGCGGAACATCGACGATGGACGACTACTACAACACTCAAGTTGGTCAAGTCGGTGCGATGGCACAAAGAGCGGTGAAAGCTCAAGAGTCTCAGAAAAATGTGATCAACCAACTTTCGAATATCCGTGAAAGTGTCAGCGGTGTGAGCTTGGATGAAGAGACGACGAAAATGATCGAGTTCCAAAAAACTTACGATGCTTCCGCAAGACTTATCAAAACTGCGGATGAGATGTTCGATACAGTTTTGAATCTGAAACGAATGTAG
- the flgF gene encoding flagellar basal-body rod protein FlgF, with protein MSIKGVYTALSGAMAQSTKLDTIANNLANVNTPAFKRDQQLFQEYLTANEKPPEVIQIPRDVASIESFYNMQGGDKSYVDTKGTFTDFSQGGLRPTGNTLDVAIDGKGFFEVATPGGVKLTRAGNFTLDGNGQLVTKEGFPVLKAGEAGADPASRVIRFDSSAPVQIADNGDVYQGTNNLGKLSMVNVANPDALLKQGSSLYGFKPNMQAEVSEIKNPSLKQGFLETSNVNIVQEMTDMISTNRVFESTQKAISAYDQMAEKMVNVVGKTTP; from the coding sequence ATGAGTATAAAAGGCGTCTACACAGCACTGAGCGGAGCCATGGCACAAAGTACAAAGCTTGATACGATTGCCAATAATTTGGCGAACGTGAATACTCCTGCCTTCAAACGCGATCAGCAGCTCTTTCAAGAATATCTGACAGCGAATGAGAAGCCGCCTGAAGTGATTCAAATCCCTCGTGATGTCGCTTCAATCGAAAGCTTTTATAATATGCAAGGTGGCGACAAATCCTATGTCGACACAAAAGGAACCTTCACTGACTTTTCTCAAGGCGGTTTAAGACCGACGGGCAACACACTGGATGTTGCCATTGATGGCAAGGGTTTCTTCGAAGTGGCCACTCCAGGTGGTGTGAAACTGACTCGGGCCGGTAATTTTACATTGGATGGCAATGGACAACTTGTGACAAAGGAAGGCTTTCCTGTGTTGAAAGCCGGTGAGGCGGGAGCCGATCCTGCATCACGTGTGATTCGTTTTGATAGTTCTGCTCCGGTGCAGATTGCTGACAATGGAGATGTTTATCAAGGGACTAATAACCTGGGTAAGCTTTCAATGGTGAATGTTGCCAATCCAGATGCCTTATTGAAGCAAGGAAGTTCTTTGTACGGTTTTAAACCGAATATGCAGGCTGAAGTGTCTGAAATTAAAAATCCAAGTTTGAAGCAGGGCTTCTTGGAAACTTCGAACGTCAATATCGTACAAGAGATGACAGATATGATCTCGACAAATCGAGTATTTGAAAGCACGCAAAAAGCCATCAGCGCGTACGACCAAATGGCTGAGAAGATGGTTAATGTGGTCGGGAAAACGACTCCGTAG
- a CDS encoding rod-binding protein yields the protein MSKKKMAGVLLCVLAFSGVARAEFIGDVDSKPVLNQPASASQVAGAVGGAKTDGVVDNSNFKALPGRFMKMPKQKSPDEKLRDVSDMYEKHFLREMMKAMRSTVHEGGFIQQNQAEKIFREQLDDHYVDKWSEKGGIGLSKLIYEQLIDKFGVQLGIKRNVAKPQGPLPLDEKSNYSAHQFRHPGKKQALSYRIDKMAVAPGAPQEKPEVKAPWDGVLLGSKTLADKQTMVEIEHDNGLKSQMVFKGDVSKVSTGEKIQAGETLGVLSPESKSLYWTVEGDKEPGPQTVSE from the coding sequence ATGAGTAAGAAAAAAATGGCAGGAGTGCTTCTATGTGTGTTGGCGTTTAGTGGTGTTGCGCGGGCTGAGTTTATTGGGGATGTTGATAGTAAGCCGGTTTTGAATCAACCCGCTTCTGCTTCGCAGGTTGCTGGCGCTGTTGGTGGTGCGAAGACTGATGGTGTGGTTGATAATTCTAATTTTAAGGCTTTGCCTGGGCGGTTTATGAAGATGCCCAAGCAGAAGTCGCCGGATGAGAAGCTTCGGGATGTTTCGGATATGTATGAGAAGCATTTTCTTCGCGAGATGATGAAGGCGATGCGGTCGACGGTGCATGAAGGTGGTTTTATTCAGCAGAATCAGGCTGAGAAAATTTTTCGTGAGCAGTTGGATGATCATTATGTTGATAAGTGGAGTGAGAAGGGTGGCATTGGTCTTTCTAAACTTATCTATGAACAGTTGATTGATAAGTTTGGTGTGCAGTTGGGGATTAAGCGCAATGTTGCTAAGCCTCAGGGGCCGTTGCCTTTGGATGAGAAGAGTAATTATTCGGCTCATCAGTTTCGCCATCCGGGTAAAAAACAGGCTTTGTCTTATCGCATTGATAAAATGGCCGTAGCGCCGGGGGCTCCGCAGGAGAAGCCCGAGGTAAAAGCGCCGTGGGACGGGGTTTTGCTGGGATCTAAGACTTTGGCGGATAAGCAAACCATGGTGGAAATTGAACACGACAATGGTCTAAAAAGTCAGATGGTGTTTAAGGGTGATGTGTCTAAAGTTTCGACAGGGGAAAAGATCCAAGCTGGCGAGACCCTTGGGGTTTTAAGTCCAGAGTCGAAATCACTCTACTGGACCGTAGAGGGTGACAAAGAACCTGGACCACAAACTGTCTCAGAATGA
- a CDS encoding flagellar protein FlgN gives MDAVAERAYQKLEANLEELTKIYRQLLDVVRKEKEILVRADRDALEESNLLKEELLYKLRAQDSLRSRYAMDLATIVGADIENPRLLELAQKLAGTPAADRLRTQHAALDLLIKRITTINKENEEYTMSALKTLNGALDNIKEALSGKKTYESKGKYKQGPQVSGNFVSKEA, from the coding sequence ATGGATGCAGTAGCAGAAAGAGCTTATCAAAAGCTCGAAGCCAATCTCGAAGAACTCACAAAAATTTATCGTCAACTTCTTGATGTTGTTCGCAAGGAAAAAGAAATTCTTGTTAGAGCAGATCGCGACGCTTTGGAAGAAAGCAATCTTTTGAAAGAAGAATTGCTATACAAACTCAGAGCGCAGGATTCTTTGCGTTCTCGCTATGCGATGGACCTTGCGACAATCGTGGGCGCGGATATTGAAAATCCTCGTTTGCTGGAATTGGCGCAAAAGCTTGCAGGCACTCCAGCGGCGGATCGTCTGCGCACTCAACATGCGGCTCTTGATTTGTTGATCAAACGTATCACAACGATCAACAAGGAAAATGAAGAGTACACTATGTCAGCTCTTAAAACTTTGAACGGCGCTTTGGATAATATCAAAGAAGCCTTGAGCGGCAAAAAAACCTACGAAAGCAAAGGCAAATACAAACAAGGCCCGCAAGTTTCCGGGAACTTTGTCAGCAAAGAAGCCTAA
- a CDS encoding lytic transglycosylase domain-containing protein, translated as MRTLAAALLFLLITSNAHAETKVVTTVPTAVLAPSAAAPEKNPHTLKEKLKALTARSTHVQSDNLIFDLPVTYNKKVSKWVAYYQGRGNKWFRNWLQRSYKYMPFIQTELKRSGLPLDLAYMVMIESGFAPNAISHADAVGPWQFIEPTGTRYGLEKNWWLDERRDLKKSTQAAIKYLSDLHREFGSWYLVAASYNMGENGLRRQIKKYGTKDYWTLIKLSALPVETQEYVPKILAAMLISKAPNLYGFRDLEKMDPLEYEVVLVPGGTELDPLADQIGITRKSLKDLNAELFLGYIPRQVEKHYIRVPKGAGRIVSNFVYQKNQKVAIE; from the coding sequence ATGAGAACGTTGGCAGCTGCATTGCTTTTTCTATTAATCACGTCAAACGCACACGCGGAAACTAAAGTGGTCACCACTGTGCCCACGGCAGTGCTTGCGCCGTCTGCGGCTGCGCCGGAAAAAAATCCACATACCCTCAAAGAGAAATTAAAAGCTCTCACCGCGCGATCGACCCATGTCCAATCTGATAATTTGATTTTCGATCTGCCTGTCACTTACAACAAAAAAGTCAGTAAGTGGGTCGCCTACTACCAGGGCCGCGGCAACAAGTGGTTCCGCAATTGGTTGCAACGTTCTTACAAGTATATGCCCTTCATTCAGACAGAGTTAAAAAGATCGGGTCTGCCTTTAGATCTGGCTTATATGGTCATGATTGAAAGTGGTTTTGCACCGAACGCCATCAGCCATGCTGATGCGGTTGGGCCATGGCAGTTTATCGAGCCGACGGGCACACGCTATGGACTGGAAAAAAACTGGTGGTTGGATGAACGCCGCGATTTGAAAAAAAGCACGCAGGCAGCAATTAAATATCTTTCTGATCTGCATCGCGAGTTTGGTTCTTGGTATCTTGTCGCAGCCAGCTACAACATGGGTGAAAACGGTCTTCGCCGTCAGATTAAAAAATATGGTACCAAAGATTACTGGACGCTCATTAAACTTTCCGCACTTCCCGTGGAAACCCAAGAGTATGTTCCAAAAATTTTGGCTGCGATGTTGATTTCAAAAGCGCCAAATCTCTATGGCTTCAGAGACTTAGAGAAAATGGACCCTCTTGAATACGAAGTTGTCCTCGTCCCCGGGGGCACCGAATTGGATCCTCTCGCGGATCAAATTGGCATCACAAGAAAGTCACTAAAAGATTTGAATGCCGAGCTGTTTTTAGGATACATTCCTCGCCAGGTTGAGAAACACTACATCCGCGTTCCTAAGGGCGCAGGTCGTATTGTCTCGAATTTTGTGTATCAAAAAAACCAAAAGGTCGCGATTGAATGA
- a CDS encoding aspartate kinase: MKPLIVQKYGGATLADPQKIKAVSSRIANQSQENSLIVVVSAMGKTTNSLIDLASQVSSHPQRREMDMLLTVGERISMSLVSMALNDLGCRAISFTGSQAGIFTDDSHVNAFIKDVKGFRVEEALKDDKVVILAGFQGVSPVTKEITTLGRGGSDTSAVAMAAAFNAERCEILKDVPAVFTADPNVVKSARPLQELNYDQLMEMTFWGAKVLHYRSVELAKLRDVTLYIGPASNKTSDGTLVKKGLNMFESCKALSLNSHETVLEIKSLEKNTAKALKSLQSLFEEKQIAFPQLLHCEISHDETEILLTGPQEIMGAVKRELQAHKGFALNSTDFSTVTLTCTGATSPEIPQKVLEKIDQAQIQARKLIMSAMSVTVVVNANERNKAIEALHALI; this comes from the coding sequence ATGAAACCCTTGATTGTTCAAAAGTACGGTGGAGCTACATTAGCTGATCCTCAAAAGATCAAAGCTGTTTCCTCCCGCATCGCGAATCAATCTCAAGAAAATTCTTTGATCGTCGTCGTCAGCGCGATGGGTAAAACCACGAACTCTTTGATTGATCTTGCCAGCCAAGTTTCTTCACATCCGCAAAGACGTGAAATGGATATGCTCCTCACTGTCGGGGAACGCATCAGTATGTCTTTGGTAAGTATGGCCTTGAATGATCTGGGTTGCCGCGCAATCAGCTTCACAGGAAGCCAAGCCGGTATTTTTACTGATGACTCTCACGTCAATGCTTTCATTAAAGACGTCAAAGGCTTCCGTGTTGAAGAAGCCTTAAAAGACGACAAAGTGGTTATCTTAGCAGGTTTTCAAGGTGTCTCACCGGTGACAAAGGAGATTACGACTCTGGGGCGCGGTGGATCTGACACTTCTGCAGTGGCGATGGCGGCAGCCTTCAATGCTGAACGCTGTGAAATCCTGAAGGACGTGCCAGCAGTCTTCACTGCAGATCCCAATGTCGTGAAAAGTGCTCGTCCACTTCAAGAGTTGAATTACGATCAATTGATGGAGATGACTTTCTGGGGCGCTAAGGTTTTGCACTATCGCTCGGTGGAATTGGCAAAACTTCGCGATGTCACTTTATACATTGGCCCGGCTTCAAATAAGACTTCGGATGGCACTTTAGTTAAAAAAGGATTGAATATGTTTGAGTCATGCAAAGCCCTGTCACTCAATTCTCACGAGACTGTCCTTGAAATTAAGTCTTTGGAAAAAAATACGGCAAAGGCTTTGAAGAGTCTGCAAAGTTTGTTTGAAGAAAAGCAGATCGCATTCCCACAACTTCTACACTGCGAGATTTCGCATGACGAGACTGAGATTCTTTTAACAGGACCTCAGGAAATCATGGGAGCTGTGAAGCGTGAACTTCAAGCTCATAAAGGCTTTGCGTTGAATTCAACAGACTTCTCCACAGTCACTTTGACTTGCACTGGTGCGACATCGCCGGAGATTCCACAAAAAGTTTTGGAAAAAATAGATCAGGCCCAGATACAGGCGCGCAAGTTGATCATGAGCGCTATGAGTGTGACTGTTGTTGTAAATGCAAATGAAAGAAACAAAGCGATTGAAGCTTTGCACGCCCTGATCTAA
- the flgG gene encoding flagellar basal-body rod protein FlgG, with product MLKSLNTAATGMAAQQTNMDVIANNIANVSTSGFKKSRAEFEDLMYQTQKEPGAATGMNAYSPNGVQTGLGVRTAAIQKDFTGGSAQVTKNPLDLQIEGSGFFQVLTPDGETAYTRDGSFKKDPGGRIVDKNGNVLQPEITVPADVAGLEVAPTGEVRTIAGVNSVPQTIGQIDVVNFVNPAGLKAVGKNLFTQTPASGQAIQARPGLNGTGYLAQGQLEASNVNIVDEMVNMITAQRAYETNSKVIQASDQMLQSINNLR from the coding sequence ATGCTTAAGAGTTTGAATACAGCAGCAACAGGCATGGCGGCACAACAGACGAATATGGATGTTATTGCCAATAATATTGCCAACGTTTCAACGTCAGGTTTTAAAAAATCTCGCGCTGAGTTCGAAGACCTCATGTATCAAACTCAAAAAGAGCCTGGTGCGGCGACGGGGATGAATGCCTATTCTCCGAACGGAGTGCAAACGGGTTTGGGTGTACGCACAGCAGCTATTCAAAAAGATTTCACGGGTGGAAGCGCTCAGGTCACGAAGAATCCCTTGGATCTGCAAATTGAAGGTTCTGGATTCTTCCAAGTTTTAACACCAGACGGTGAAACGGCATATACACGCGACGGTTCATTTAAAAAAGATCCAGGTGGTCGTATCGTCGACAAAAACGGCAACGTTTTACAACCAGAGATCACAGTTCCTGCAGATGTCGCAGGTCTGGAAGTGGCACCAACGGGTGAAGTTCGCACGATCGCAGGAGTGAACTCAGTGCCGCAAACAATCGGACAAATCGATGTGGTGAATTTCGTTAATCCAGCGGGTCTTAAAGCGGTTGGTAAAAACTTATTCACACAAACTCCAGCCAGTGGTCAGGCTATTCAAGCTCGCCCGGGTTTGAACGGCACAGGATATTTGGCGCAAGGACAGCTTGAGGCAAGTAACGTCAATATCGTGGATGAAATGGTCAATATGATCACTGCCCAACGTGCTTATGAAACAAACTCTAAAGTGATTCAAGCTTCCGATCAGATGCTTCAATCAATTAATAACTTGAGATAA
- a CDS encoding glutathione peroxidase encodes MDKTMYSFKVKAADGSEMPLDSYQGKPVLVVNVASKCGYTPQYQGLEELYEKFKDQGFTILGFPCNQFGAQEPGTNSEIQQFCSLNYGVTFPVLNKVDVNGSNTDPFYKWLKESAPGFLGTEMIKWNFTKFLIGKDGKVIKRYAPQVEPKEILEDIQKALG; translated from the coding sequence ATGGATAAGACGATGTATTCCTTCAAAGTGAAAGCTGCGGATGGCTCTGAAATGCCTCTCGATAGTTATCAAGGAAAACCCGTACTCGTCGTCAACGTCGCCAGCAAATGCGGCTATACTCCGCAATATCAGGGACTTGAAGAACTCTACGAGAAATTCAAAGACCAAGGCTTCACCATTCTGGGATTCCCCTGCAATCAATTTGGCGCTCAAGAGCCAGGCACCAATTCAGAGATTCAACAATTTTGCAGTCTTAACTACGGCGTGACTTTCCCGGTGCTCAACAAAGTGGATGTTAACGGCAGCAACACAGATCCTTTCTACAAGTGGCTCAAAGAATCTGCACCCGGTTTTTTAGGGACTGAGATGATTAAATGGAATTTTACAAAATTCTTAATCGGCAAAGACGGAAAAGTTATAAAACGCTACGCTCCTCAGGTCGAACCAAAGGAAATTTTGGAAGATATTCAGAAGGCTCTCGGCTGA
- the flgA gene encoding flagellar basal body P-ring formation chaperone FlgA gives MKKIVAALLLISLQAVARPEVSIPATVEVSQRPALHLSDIAIVKDGSEELLEQLQGVVIRDDARELLLSQHFEANELLGKIRAAMQDNETLRKLNPSFKIPSNVKVTFAANPISKQEVERKIMNALKARCSECEYRLSIQSVPVPNNRQWELDFTQLTAKGGFLLPLRDSESRNPKWISGTIHVSRLTPVTTRMISQGERVKPEDLRMSMLDVTFAKDAGLRMEDIQGQLAARTLPVGSPVWTSDLRREPAAKKGQIVKALVGNQDFEITVNVECQDNGVIGDLVKVKNLDTQKVLSALVTDKGVVKLQ, from the coding sequence ATGAAGAAAATCGTAGCAGCGTTGTTATTGATAAGTCTTCAAGCGGTCGCAAGGCCTGAGGTTTCCATTCCGGCAACGGTGGAAGTGTCTCAGCGACCTGCACTTCACTTGAGTGATATTGCCATTGTCAAAGATGGCAGCGAAGAATTGCTGGAACAGCTGCAGGGTGTGGTGATTCGTGATGACGCCAGAGAACTTCTTTTATCACAGCATTTCGAAGCCAATGAACTTCTGGGGAAGATCAGAGCGGCGATGCAAGATAATGAGACTTTAAGAAAGCTCAATCCTTCTTTCAAAATTCCATCAAATGTCAAAGTGACCTTTGCGGCGAATCCAATTTCAAAGCAAGAAGTTGAAAGAAAAATCATGAATGCCTTGAAGGCGCGTTGTTCTGAATGTGAATACCGTCTCAGTATTCAATCTGTCCCGGTTCCTAATAATCGTCAGTGGGAGCTCGATTTTACGCAGCTTACAGCCAAAGGTGGTTTCCTTTTGCCCCTACGTGACAGCGAGAGTCGCAACCCAAAATGGATTTCCGGAACAATTCACGTGTCTCGATTAACCCCGGTAACGACCCGAATGATCTCACAAGGAGAGCGGGTAAAACCTGAAGACCTTCGCATGTCCATGCTGGATGTGACTTTTGCGAAGGATGCGGGTCTTCGTATGGAAGACATTCAGGGGCAACTGGCCGCTCGCACACTTCCCGTTGGAAGCCCGGTATGGACTTCCGATCTCAGACGTGAACCGGCAGCTAAGAAGGGACAGATTGTTAAGGCCCTTGTGGGTAATCAGGATTTTGAGATCACTGTGAACGTCGAATGTCAGGACAATGGCGTCATTGGTGATTTGGTGAAAGTCAAAAATCTCGACACTCAAAAAGTTCTTTCTGCTTTGGTGACTGATAAAGGCGTGGTGAAGTTGCAATGA
- a CDS encoding flagellar basal body P-ring protein FlgI — translation MNKILSIIVLSALLLLVSFEQANAARLKDIASIRGVRENQLIGYGIVVGLKGTGDGKNEFMSKSVVRMFDKLGMKLDSPEFASKNVAAVIVTATMPAFGKAGNPIDITVSAIGDAGSLQGGTLLQTPLRAANDQVFAVAQGSVIIGGDGKEQHLTAGRIPNGAIIERDMTADFATRKMYRLNLINPDFTTAARSVLTINKELGGHYASAKDAGTIDIITPFAYENRGVELLATIESIDINPDMKARVVINEKTGTIVIGDKVKISKVAISHGSLSVKVGDGKKGADEKVALLDTGVSVGDLVQALNKLGVSPKDLITILQSIKAAGALHGELEVL, via the coding sequence ATGAATAAGATTTTAAGCATCATCGTATTGTCAGCGCTTCTTTTGCTGGTCTCCTTTGAGCAAGCCAATGCGGCAAGATTGAAGGACATCGCGAGCATTCGCGGCGTGCGTGAGAACCAATTGATCGGTTACGGCATTGTGGTCGGTCTGAAAGGCACGGGCGACGGTAAAAATGAGTTCATGAGTAAGAGTGTCGTGCGCATGTTCGACAAACTGGGAATGAAATTGGATTCTCCAGAGTTCGCCAGTAAAAATGTGGCGGCAGTGATCGTGACGGCGACCATGCCCGCATTCGGAAAAGCAGGAAACCCGATCGATATCACAGTGAGTGCCATTGGTGATGCCGGTTCATTGCAGGGTGGAACTTTGTTGCAGACTCCTTTGCGCGCTGCCAATGACCAGGTGTTTGCCGTCGCTCAGGGCAGTGTCATTATCGGTGGTGATGGTAAAGAACAGCATCTTACGGCTGGTCGTATTCCGAATGGTGCGATCATTGAACGTGATATGACAGCGGACTTTGCGACTCGCAAAATGTATCGTCTGAATTTGATCAATCCTGATTTCACGACGGCGGCGCGCTCTGTGCTGACGATCAATAAGGAATTGGGTGGTCACTATGCTTCTGCAAAAGACGCGGGAACAATTGATATCATCACGCCATTTGCCTATGAAAATCGTGGTGTGGAGCTGTTGGCGACGATTGAATCCATCGATATCAATCCCGACATGAAAGCTCGGGTTGTGATCAATGAAAAAACCGGAACGATTGTTATCGGGGATAAAGTAAAGATTTCGAAAGTTGCGATCTCGCACGGTTCACTGTCAGTGAAAGTGGGCGATGGCAAAAAAGGTGCTGACGAAAAAGTTGCACTTCTTGATACAGGTGTCAGTGTTGGGGATCTTGTGCAGGCGCTGAATAAGCTCGGCGTCTCGCCAAAGGACCTGATAACTATACTTCAGTCCATCAAAGCAGCTGGAGCTTTGCACGGGGAACTCGAAGTATTATGA